TTTCATTGAGGATCAAGCCCATGATGAAGAAGGTCAGTCCTTTTCATACCGTTCCTTATTTACCCGGCTTGAGCAGTTGCACATCCGGATGAAAGGGGTGCACCAGCTTCACAACGCTGCTGTCGCCTTAATGACACTGGAAGTGCTGAAGCAGTTTTATGCCCTGATTTGGGAAGAGGAGGAACTGCGGCGGGGGCTGGAGCAAACCACCTGGTCCGGCCGTCTGGAAGTGATACAGAACGAGCCCTTGGTGCTGCTGGACGGGGCCCATAACCCCCAGGGGATGGAGGCTTTGGCTCAGTCTCTTGCGCGCCATTATCCCCGTCATCAATGGACAATTATCTTTTCAGCCATGAAAGACAAACCGGTGGCGGAGATGATCAAACCTCTGGCAGGCGTCGCCAAGCGATTGGTCCTGACCCAGTTTGAGGGGGGACCGCGCACAGCAGCAGCAAGTGATTTGCTGCAAGCAGCAGAGCAAAGCCTGCGCCAGGTGGATTTCGATATTTCAATGGAACCAGATTGGGAACAAGCTTACCGCCAAGCCGTGGCCTCGGCAGGAACACAAGAGGGGATTTGCTTTGCAGGCTCACTCTATTTCATCTCTGAGGTGCGTCAAAAATTGAGAGGGTAAATTTTGTCAAAAAATGCAGGACGATTGGCATAGTCAAATCTTCCTAAATTGATTGTCATTTCCCCAAAAAAAGTGTAAGATAAACGTAGATTTAGGGTGGGTTTAAGGCGTGCAGTGTGATAAGGAGCGGTGGGGAAATGGCCAGATGGAGAAGTGCCTTGATAGCTGGCTGTGCAATCGTCCTTTATTCCTGTTTTTTTCTTATGTTTTTGATTAATTTTAATTGGCAAGAATTAGAATCCAAGGATATAGCAGGTATCTTTTTCTTTTTAATGCTCATGATTCTTGTCAATCTGTTTCCCATTGAAATCAAAGGAACCACTATCGTATTTACCAATGCCGTCTCCATTGCTGCTTTTTTACAATATGGCTTCTGGATAGAAGCTATTCTGACACAGCTGGCTATTCTGGTGACCCTTCTGCGTATTAAAGCAAAACAGTGGGAACGGTATGTCGCTAATATGACGATGTTTTTAATTATTTCCGTTTGCTCTGCGGGAATTTTTTATTTGCTTGGTGGCAGAACAGGGCCTTTTACAGTAGACACATTCCCTGCTTTAATTGTGCCGGCCATTGCTTATTTGGTCTCAGCGATTTTCATTAATCACTTGTTGTTTAAATTGGTTAAATACTTGTTGTATAATCAGAAACCTGAATTTTTTGGTCGGTCTTTATGGTGGGAAATTGTCCCCCTCACGGTGATGACCCCTACCGGCCTATTGATCTATGTGCTTTATGCTGAAATTGGTGTCTGGGTATTCTTGTACGTGGTGTTTCCCCTCGTTTCTTTTTCCGTTATTTTGCGGTTATATCACCGGCTCAATATCGTGAATGAAAAATTCCGGATCATCCACGATTTGGGCAATGATATGACTTCCCAGCTCCAATTCGACCATGTGGCCGACCGCTTGGTGCAAGCAGCTGCCAAGTTAGTGCCCTATCAATATTGCTATCTGTTTCGGGTTGATCATGAGCAGGGTGTATTAAGACCCGTGCGTTTGCTTGGGCAAGGGATTCCGTCCGATGAATATGAGGGCTTTATGCGTGTACAAGTAGAAATCGGTGACGGGCTGAGCGGACAGGTAGCCAGCCTGGGGCAAACCAAGGTGATTGGCAGGGAGGAAGAGGATCTCCATTTCAGGCACGAGCCTCACTGTTTGCACCAGCAGCAGTCGATCCTCTCCGTGCCCCTGAAATATGATCAAAAAGTATACGGTGTGTTAACGGTGTGTCACAACGAACCGAACCGTTATACCAAAGAAGATGTGACCCTGATGGAAATTTTGGCCAGCCAAGCGGCCATTGCCTTCAAAAACGCTTATGATTATCAACAAACAAAACAACTAAGCGAGCGGGATGAGTTAACCGGGTTGTACAATTACCGCTACTTTGTATCCTATCTGTCTGCACAACTGGAACAAGCCAGCAGGGAACGGTCCCTGGCCCTGATTTTGCTGGACATTGACCATTTTAAACAGGTGAATGACCAATATGGTCATTTAGCAGGGAATGAGATTCTGAAGCGGGTTGCTGCTGTCATAAAGGAAGCTGTTGATGGAAAGGGGATTGCCGCCCGTTACGGAGGGGAAGAGTTTACGATTTTAATAGAGAACGTAACCGAAGCGGAGGCATACAGGTGGGCCGAACAGTTACGGGCCCGTATTGAACAAACGGAAATTAAGGTGGTTCCCCACTTGAATGAAGAAAATCAAACCGAGCCTGTCCTGCTCAACGTGACAGTCAGCATTGGCTTAGCCCTTTATCCGCAGCATGCTGATGATCCATTCAGTCTGATGCGCCGCGCAGACCGGGCCATGTATCTGGGCGCCAAGCGCATGGGGCGCAACAAAGTGGCGGTTTACAGGGAGGAGGTCGAGCAGCGAGGAAGCAACACCCGCGAGAGTGGACTTTAGCAGTTACCGTCTGGAGCTGGTGAAAAGATGGAGAGTGGCGGCGATGCTTAATAAGACAGTGCTTTTGCTTGATCTCGTGGTGATCGTCTCAGGGCTGTTAATGGGCAGTTTTTACAACGTAGTGGCTTACCGCTTGCTTAAAGGGGAGTCTGTGGTCTGGCCTCCCTCTCGTTGCCCCCAGTGCCAGACGCGGCTTAGCTGGCTGGAGTTAATCCCTTTCCTTAGCTATCTCTGGCTTGGGGGACGCTGCCGCCATTGCCTGGCTCCGATCTCCTGGCTTTATCCCTTCGGAGAATTGGTTACGGCCCTTTCCTTCTACTTGGTTTATGTACGCTTCGGTCTCAGTGGTGAATTCCTGGTTGGCCTTCTGCTCAGTTCCATGTTAGTGCTGGCCATGCTAACTGATCTCAGGGCCACCCTGATATTGGACAAAATCACTTTTCCCCTGTTGGTTTTACTCTTGCTTGTCCGCTTGTGGTACGGCCCTGAGCCTTGGTGGTGGTATGTGTTAGGAGGGCTCTCGCTGTTTGGTCTTTTACTAGTTATTGCTGTACTCAGCCGCGGGGGCATGGGCATGGGGGATGTGAAGTTGTCCGGGGCTATTGGCCTGGCCCTTGGTCCCTGTCTGGGCCTGTTTAGTTTAGTACTGGCTTCGTTCGCAGGCACCTTGGCTGGTGTTGTGCTCTTGGCTCTGGGCCGCTTAAAGCGCCGGCAGCCGATTCCTTTTGCTCCTTTCATCTGGATCGGAACCCTAATGGCTTACCTGTATGGTGAGGATCTGTGGCAGTGGTATATGGGCTTGTGGTGAGGCGGGCTGTTGCATTTATAGTTCTAATTCTGCCAGCTCCTCATAGACTAGTGGTAAAAGCACGAGATTAATAGAGGAGCGAGAGCCATGACAACCAAAAACAAGCTCACCTTCCTGTTTCCGCCGGATAAGGACGGGGATCATCCAGACATTCAGTGGGAAACCTGTTACACCGGCAGGACAATCAACACCACGGCAAGGACAAGCAGACCGGAGAACGGCAATAGGAAAGACTCCAGGATATATGCAGGGTCTGCCCAGCGGCCATCCTGGTCCCGAGAGATTAACAATGAAGAAGCTCCGTCTCTTATTGACGAGCGGGACAAGAAAGCAGCGACACGCCGCCCCAGTTTGCCCCCCAGCCGCTCCGGGCGGCGCAGTAAAAACAAGAGTAAGAAGCAGACAAG
The sequence above is a segment of the Caldalkalibacillus thermarum genome. Coding sequences within it:
- a CDS encoding prepilin peptidase is translated as MDFSSYRLELVKRWRVAAMLNKTVLLLDLVVIVSGLLMGSFYNVVAYRLLKGESVVWPPSRCPQCQTRLSWLELIPFLSYLWLGGRCRHCLAPISWLYPFGELVTALSFYLVYVRFGLSGEFLVGLLLSSMLVLAMLTDLRATLILDKITFPLLVLLLLVRLWYGPEPWWWYVLGGLSLFGLLLVIAVLSRGGMGMGDVKLSGAIGLALGPCLGLFSLVLASFAGTLAGVVLLALGRLKRRQPIPFAPFIWIGTLMAYLYGEDLWQWYMGLW
- a CDS encoding GGDEF domain-containing protein → MARWRSALIAGCAIVLYSCFFLMFLINFNWQELESKDIAGIFFFLMLMILVNLFPIEIKGTTIVFTNAVSIAAFLQYGFWIEAILTQLAILVTLLRIKAKQWERYVANMTMFLIISVCSAGIFYLLGGRTGPFTVDTFPALIVPAIAYLVSAIFINHLLFKLVKYLLYNQKPEFFGRSLWWEIVPLTVMTPTGLLIYVLYAEIGVWVFLYVVFPLVSFSVILRLYHRLNIVNEKFRIIHDLGNDMTSQLQFDHVADRLVQAAAKLVPYQYCYLFRVDHEQGVLRPVRLLGQGIPSDEYEGFMRVQVEIGDGLSGQVASLGQTKVIGREEEDLHFRHEPHCLHQQQSILSVPLKYDQKVYGVLTVCHNEPNRYTKEDVTLMEILASQAAIAFKNAYDYQQTKQLSERDELTGLYNYRYFVSYLSAQLEQASRERSLALILLDIDHFKQVNDQYGHLAGNEILKRVAAVIKEAVDGKGIAARYGGEEFTILIENVTEAEAYRWAEQLRARIEQTEIKVVPHLNEENQTEPVLLNVTVSIGLALYPQHADDPFSLMRRADRAMYLGAKRMGRNKVAVYREEVEQRGSNTRESGL